In the genome of Actinomadura luzonensis, the window GAGGACGAGGAGGCGGAGTTCTCCGAGAACCTCGCGCTGCGGACCGTGCGCCGGGTGCTGCCGACCACGGACACCTACCACGGCGCCCGCCTCACCGTGCACCACGGGCGCCGGACGGTGACCCCGATGCTGATCGTGATGGTCGCCATCGGGACCACCGACCTGCTGTTCGCGCTCGACTCCATCCCGGCCATCTTCGGGCTCACCAAGGAGCCCTACCTGGTGTTCACCGCCAACGCCTTCGCCCTCATGGGGCTGCGGCAGCTCTTCTTCCTCATCGGCGGCCTGCTCGACCGGCTCGTCTACCTGAGCAAGGGGCTGTCGGTGGTGCTCGCCTTCATCGGGGTGAAGCTGATCATGGAGGCGCTGCACCACGACGGCGTGTCCTGGGCGCCGGAGATCCCGATCCTGGTCTCCCTCGGCGTCATCGTCGGGACCCTCGCCGTCACCACGGTGCTGAGCCTGGTCAAGTCGGCCCGGGACGCCAGGAGGGCGAAGGAGCCCGAGCCGGTGAAGCGCTGACCACGCCACGGCGGGGCGTCGTCCTCCTGAGGCGCTCTCGCCGCGGCCCGTCAGTGCCGCGGACTCCGGTGGACGTCGTGCTCGGCGGCCCACCGCCGCAGGTAGCGCTCGGCGTCGTCGGCCGAGTGGTGCTTGCGCAGGGCCGTGCTCAGCCCGAGGCCGAGCATGCGGCCGTCGGCGGGCCAGCCCGCCGGATCCGCGAGGAGAAAGCGGAGAAACGCTCTCATGGTCATGCACCTCCCATCCGTGCGGCTCCATCCTCTTCCCGAGGTGTTTCGGAGCGGGTGTCGCGGTGTGAACGTCAGGTCAAGCGGCCCTCAGCCCGCCGTGCGGCGACGCCGGCGCACCGGCTTCGGCGCGGGCTGGACGGGCTCCTTCTCCCGCTGCGCCATGTAGGACTCGCGGGTGTGCTCGGTGTGCTCGCGCATGATCTGCGCCGCGCGGCCCTCGTCACCGGCCTCGATGGCGTCGATCAGGCTCGTGTGCTCCTCCCAGGAGGCCATGCCGCGCCGGCGGGCCACCGGGGTGTGGTACCACCGCACCCGCCTGGCCACCTGGCTGGTCAGCTCGGCCAGCACCTTGTTGCCGGACAGCGCGGTCACCAGGGCGTGCAGCTCGGAGTTGGTGGCCACGGCGGCGTCCACGTCGTCGGCCTCGACGGCGGCGATGCCGCGCGCGCAGAGCGCGCGCAGCCGTTTCACGCCGTCGCGGTCGGCGTGCTGGGCGGCCAGCCGCGCCGACTCGGTCTCCAGCAGCGCCCGTACGGCGAGCAGCTGGTCGGCCTCCTCTACGGTGGGCACGTGCACGAACGCGCCCTGGCCGGGATGCAGGTCCACCCAGCCCTCGCCGCTGAGCTGCTGAAGGGCCTCGCGCACCGGCTGCCTGGAGACGCCGAGGAGGTCGGCCAGCTCGCTCTCGACCAGGTGCTGGCCGGGCTTGAGCTGGCCGGAGACGATCAGCTCCTGGATGGCCTCGATGACGCTCTCGCGCAGCGTGGCGGGGCGCTGGATCTTGGCGGCCGCCGGCTGACCGGCCTGCTCCGACAGCAACATGGTCACCTCTCCAGGAGCCGTTAATGGTTTTTGGTCGACTGCCTACAGCATACCGTTCGCCGCGCCAACGCGGCCGGTGAACCTCGTCACAGGGGTGGTCAGGCGGGCAGCGTGACCGGCAGGCCGGGCAGCCGCAGGCGGAGCGCGGCCAGGGCGGGCAGGGCCGCGAGCGCCGCGGCGACCGGCAGGGCGGTCGCGGGGGCGCTCAGCGCGGCGGCGGCCAGCACGGCCGCGCCGGCGCCCGCGAGGGCCTTGGCGCTGTAGACGACGGCGTGGATCTCGCCGTGCCGCTCCACGCCGAAGAACTCGCGGACGAGGCTGGCGAGCAGCGGGTAGAACGCCCCGCCGCCCAGCCCGGCGGCCACGGCGCCGAGCCACAGCAGCACCTCCCGCCCGCCCGGATGCGGGGCGGCGGGCGGCGCGACGGCGGCCGTCAGCAGGAGCTGGCCGAGGGCGAGCGAGCCGAGCACGGCGGCCAGCGTGCGGCGCCGGCCGAACCGCTCCGAGCAGCGCATCGCCAGCGACCGGCCGGCGCCGTTCAGCGCCACCAGCACCGCCACCGCCGCCCACGACCCGGTCGCCGCCACCACGACCACGTCGGCCACGGACACCGCGCCCGCGCAGGTCAGGATGAGCGCGAGGGCGGGCAGCGCGCGGGTGCGCAGGGCCTGGGGGAGGAGGAACTGGCGGGCCGCGTCCGGGGTGACGCGCAGCCGGGCCGCGTCCAGGGCGTAGGTGCGCGGGTCGAGGTCGCCGGGCCACCACAGCGCGGGGGCCGGGCGCAGCCGCCGCGCGGCCGCCCCGACGGCGACGGCGGCCACGGCCGCGGCGGTCAGGAACGCGGCCGGCGTCGCGCCCGGGGCGAGCCCGGCCCACACCAGGAACGGGACCGCGCCGTAGCCGAAGGCCCCGGTGGCGAGCCCGACCCGGGCGGCGGCCCGCTCCGGGTACCAGGAGGCGACGACCTCGCAGCACACGCCGTAGACCAGGCCCGCGCCGAGGCCGCCGAGCAGCGCGTACCCGGCGAACGCCACGACCCCCGCCATCACCGCCCCCGCCGCCGCCCCCGCCGCCGGCCCGGCCAGCCCGGCGGCGGCCAGGCCGGTCGCGCTCAGCGCCGCGCCGGCCGCCAGCGCCGGGCGTACGCCGAGCCGGCCCCGGCGCACCAGGCGCAGCGCGGGCAGCGCGCCCGCGGCCTGGCAGGCGATCCAGGCGGCGAGCAGGGTGAGGCCCGCGCCCTCGCGGGCGAGGAGGGCGGCGAAGCCGTACTGGAGGGGGCTGATCGCCGCCATGGCGGCGAGGGCGAGCCGGAACATGCGGGTGCGGTCGGCGGGGACGGGCCCGGGGAGGTACGTGCGCCCGCGCCAGTCTCGGATTGCATTCTCCATACTGTATGGAGTATCCCGCTCTCGGATTCCTGTCGAGGCCCTGGACGGAGAATATTCCATACGGTATACCGTAGACAAAGGAGGCTCGCATGGACCTGTACGAACACCAGGCGAAGGAGCTCTTCGGGCGGCACGGCATCCCGGTACCGCGCGGCGCGGTCGCGGCCACCCCGGCCGAGGCCCGGGCGATCGCGGCCGAGCTGAACCAGCCCGTGGTCATCAAGGCCCAGGTCAAGACCGGCGGACGCGGCAAGGCCGGCGGCATCAGACCGGCCGCCGGGCCGGCCTCGGCCGAGCAGGAGGCCGCCCGCGTGCTGGGCATGGACATCAAGGGACACCGCACGCGCCGCGTCCTGGTGGAGGCGGCGACGGTGCCGTTCGAGGAGTACTACGCCGCCTTCCTGGTGGACCGCGCCGAGGGCGGGTTCCTGGCGATGGTGTCCGGCCAGGGCGGCATGGAGATCGAGGAGCTGGCGGCGAGCGACCCCGACGCCGTCGTCCGGCTCCCCGTGGACCCGGTCACCGGCGTCGACGCCGGCACCGCGCGGCTGCTGGCCGCCAGGGCCGGCCTGCCCGAGCAGGCCGCCGAGGCGCTGGAGCGGCTGTGGCGGGTGCTGGTCGCCGAGGACGCCCTGCTGGTCGAGGTCAACCCGCTCGTCTGCACCACCGACCAGCGCATCGTGGCGCTCGACGGCAAGGTCACCCTGGACGGCAACGCCGCCTTCCGGCACCGGCGCGACCTCGCCGAGCCGTCCGACGGCGGCCTGGAGGACCGCGCCCGCGCCAAAGGGCTCAACTACGTCAAGCTCGACGGCTCGGTGGGCGTCATCGGCAACGGCGCGGGGCTGGTGATGAGCACCCTCGACGTGGTGGCCGGCGCGGGCGCGGCCCCGGCGAACTTCCTGGACATCGGCGGCGGCGCCTCCGCCCAGGTGATGGCCGACGGGCTGGAGATCATCCTGGCCGACCCGGACGTGCGCTCGGTGCTGGTCAACGTCTTCGGCGGCATCACGGCCTGCGACGCGGTGGCCAACGGCATCGTCACCGCCCTCGAACTCCTCGGCGAGCGCGGCCGCGGCCGGCCCATCGTCGTGCGCCTGGACGGCAACAACGCCGAGCTCGGCCGGCGCATCCTCGACGAGGCCCGGCACCCGGCCGTCCGCCAGGTCTCCACCATGGACGGCGCCGCCGCCACGGCGGCCGGACTCGCGGCAGGGGCGTGACAGATGGCGATCTTCCTCACCAAGGACAGCCGGGTGCTCGTGCAGGGCATGACCGGCGCGGAGGGCACCCGGCACACGGCCCGCATGCTGGCCGCCGGCACCGACGTGGTGGCCGGGGTCACCCCGGGCAAGGGCGGCCGGTCGGCGGACTTCGGCGAGCGCACCGTCCCGGTGTTCGGCTCGGTGGCCGAGGCGGTGGAGGAGACCGGCGCGGACGTGTCGGTGGTGTTCGTGCCGCCGCGCTTCACCGGCGGGGCCGTGGAGGAGGCGGTGGCGGCCGGGGTGCCGCTCTGCGTGGTGATCACCGAGGGCGTGCCGGTGCACGACACCGTGCGCTTCCGCGCGCTGGCCCAGGGCCGCACCCGGATCATCGGGCCCAACTGCCCCGGCCTGATCAGCCCCGGCCAGTCGTCGGCCGGCATCATCCCCGCCGACATCACCTTCGCCGGCCGCATCGGCCTGGTCTCCAAGTCCGGCACGCTCACCTACCAGCTCATGTACGAGCTGCGCGACCTCGGCTTCTCCACCTGCGTCGGCATCGGCGGCGACCCGGTCGTCGGCACCACGCACATCGACTGCCTCCGGGCGTTCCAGGACGACCCGGGCACCGACGCCATCGTCCTCATCGGCGAGATCGGCGGCGACGCCGAGGAGCGGGCCGCGGCCCACATCGCCGGGCACGTCACCAAGCCGGTGGTCGCGTACGTGGCCGGGTTCACCGCTCCCGAGGGCCGGACGATGGGGCATGCGGGCGCGATCGTCTCCGGCTCCTCCGGCACCGCGCAGGCCAAGAAGGAGGCCCTGGAGGCGGCCGGCGTGCGCGTCGGGAGGACCCCCTCCGAGACCGCGCGGCTGATGCGCTCGGTGCTGGCGGGTGCGCGGTGAGGTTCAGCGTCAACGCCTCCATCCTGCTCACCGGCCTGCCGCTGCTGGAGCGGCCGGCCGCCGCGGCCAAGCACGGGTTCGACGCGATCGAGCTGTGGTGGCCCTTCGACGGGCCGGACCCGTCCGGGGCCGAGCTCGCCGCGCTGCGCGGCGCGATCCGGGACGCCGGGGTCCGCCTGACCGGCCTCAACTTCGACGCCGGCGACATGGCGGCGGGCGAGCGCGGCCTGCTGGCCCGCCCTGACGGCTCGGGCCGCTTCCGCGCGAACGTCGGGCCCGCCGTCCGGCTGGCCGGGGAGCTGGGCTGCACCGTGCTGAACGCCCTCTACGGCAACGGCCCCGGCACCGACAGGGAGCTGGCCGTCGCCAACCTGCGCCGGGCCGCCGACGCCGCCGCCGGCATCGGCGCGACCGTGGTCGTCGAGGCGCTCAACTCCCACGAGAACCCGCACTACCCGATCACCTCGTCGGCGGCGGCGTTCGCGCTGATCGACGAGGTGGACCGGGAGAACGTGGCCTTCCTGGCCGACCTGTACCACCTGCACCGGATGGGCGAGGACGTCCTCGCGCTCATCGACCGGCACGGCGCCAGCCTCGGCCACGTCCAGGTCGCCGACGACCCCGGCAGGGGACGGCCGGGCAGCGGCGACATGCCGTACCCGGAGATCTTCGCCCGGCTGTCGGCCGCGGGCTACCGGGGACACGTCGGCCTGGAGTACCGGCACGAGGGGCCGGGCGCGTTCGACTGGAGGCACGCGTGAACATCGGCTTCATCGGACTCGGCATCATGGGCAGCCCCATGGCCGCCAACCTGCTCAAGGCGGGCCACACGGTGTGCGGCTACGACGTCAGCGCCGCGCGCGTCGAACAGCTCGCCGCCCTCGGCGGCAAGGCCGGCACCGGCGTGGTGGACGCGGTCGGCGGCGCCGACGCGGTGATCACCATGCTGCCCGACTCCCCGCAGGTCGAGGAGGTCGCGCCGCTCGTCGTCGAGTACGGCCGCCCCGGCCTGCTCTACGTCGACATGAGCACGATCAGGCCCGAGACCTCCCGCCGGGTGGCGCGCGAGGCCGCGGCCGCCGGCGTGCGGGCCCTCGACGCCCCGGTCAGCGGCGGCGAGCGCGGCGCGGTCGACGCCACCCTGTCGATCATGGTGGGCGGCGACCGGGAGGCGTTCGAGGCCGCCCGCCCGCTCCTCGGCACGCTCGGCACCACCGTCGTGCACGTCGGCCCGGCCGGGGCCGGGCAGACCGTGAAGGCGGCCAACCAGCTCGTCGTCGGCGGCATCTACGGCCTGGTGGCCGAGGCCATCGTGCTGCTGGAGGCGAGCGGCGTGGACCCGGCGGCCGGCCTGGACGTGCTGGCGGGCGGCCTGGCCGGCTCCCGCATCCTGGAGCTCAAGCGGCACACCATGATCAAGCGGGAGTTCGCCCCCGGCTTCCGCATCGACCTGCACCACAAGGACATGGGCATCGCCGTCGCCGCCGCCCGCGAGGCCGGGGTCGCGCTGCCGCTCACCGGCCAGGTCGCCCAGCTCGTCGCCGCCGCCAGGGCGCAGGGGCACGGCTCGCTCGACCACTCCGCCCTGCTCAAGGTCGTCGAAAGGCTGAACGGATGAAGCGGATCCCCTGTATGGAGGCCGTGACGGCGGTGCTGGAGTCGGAGGGGGTGGACACCGTCTTCGGCATTCCCGGGGCGGCCATCCTGCCGCTCTACGCCGCGCTGCGGAAGAGCTCCGTCCGGCACGTCACGGTCCGCCACGAGGAGGGCGGCACGCACGCCGCCGACGGCTGGGCCAGGGTCACCGGGAACGTCGGCGTCTGCATCGGCACCTCCGGCCCGGCCGGCACCAACATGATCACCGGCCTCTACACCGCGCTCGCCGACTCGATCCCCATGATCTGCGTCACCGGCCAGGCCGTGACCTCCAAGCTGCACCAGGAGGCGTTCCAGGCGGTGGACATCGTGGAGGTCGCCCGGCCGGTCACCAAGTGGGCGGTGCAGCTCAAGGAGCCCGCGCAGGCGCCGTGGGTGTTCCGGGAGGCGTTCCGGGTCGCCCGCTCGGGGCGGCCCGGCCCGGTGCTCATCGACCTGCCGCTCGACGTGCAGCGCGGCACCTGCCGGTACGACCGCGACCTCGACGCCCCGCTGCCGGTCGAGGTGCCGCGCCCCCTGCCCGCGGCGCTGCGGCGGGCGCTGGACCTGCTGGAGGGCGCCCGGCGGCCGATCCTGCTGGCGGGCGGCGGCGTGATCATCGGCGAGGCCGCCGAGGAGCTGCGGGCGCTCGCGGAGCACCTCCAGGTGCCCGTGCAGGTGACGCTCATGGGCAAGGGCGCCTTCCCCGAGGACCACCCGCTGTTCGCCGGGATGGCCGGCGTCCAGACGCAGACGCGGTGGGGCAACGCCGCGTTCCTGGACAGCGACCTGGTGCTCGCGGTCGGGGCCCGCTTCGGCGACCGGCACACCGGCGACCTCGACGTCTACCGGCGCGGGCGCACGTTCATTCACGCCGACATCGAGCCGACGCAGCTCGGCCGGGTCTTCGAGCCCGACCTCGGGATCGTCGGGCACGCCCGGCCGGTGCTGGCCGGGCTGCTGGAGGAGGCGCGCGCCCGCGGCGGCCCGCGCGAGCCGGGCAGGTGGCCGCGCCGGGTGGCCGGCCTGCGCCGCACCATGAACCGGCGCGACGACTTCGACGACGTGCCGATCAAGCCGCCCCGGGTGTTCAGGGAGCTGAACGGCTTCTTCGGCCGCGACACCACGTTCGTCACCGCCATCGGGCTCTACCAGATCTGGTCCGGCCAGTTCCAGACGACGTACCTGCCGCGCCGCTACCTGGTGTGCGGGCAGGCCGGGCCGCTCGGCTGGGAGGTGCCGGCCGCGATGGGCGTCAAGTGCGCGCACCCGGAGCGGCAGGTGGTGGCCGTCGTCGGCGACTACTCCTTCCAGTTCCTCATGGAGGAGGTCGCGGTGGCCGCCCAGTACCGCATCCCGTTCGTCATCGTCATGATCAACAACGAGTACCTGGGGCTCATCAGGCAGGCCGAGCTGCCGTACGACATGAACTACGCCGTGGACCTGCACTACGGCGAGGGCGGCATCGACCACGTCAAGGTCATGGAGGCGTTCGGCTGCCCGGCGCGCCGCGTCGAGCTGCCCGGCGACCTCCGCGACGCGCTCGCCTGGGCGAGCGCCGAGTCGGCCCGCGAGCGGCTGCCGGTGCTGGTGGAGGTGATGGTCGAGCGCGAGGCCAACGCCGCCATGGGCCCCGCCCTGGACGCGGTCAAGGAGTTCGAGCCGCTGCCCGAGCTCATCACCGCCGACTGGTCCGACTGAGGAGGGAACCGACATGCGGCTCAAACCGGGTACGGCCTGGCGTGACGCCTACGACCGCTGCTGCGCGGCGGCGCCCGAGGCCTTCCACGACGACCGGGTGCTCAACCACTGGGGCGGCATCTGGCAGCGCGACGGGCGCCCGGTGCCCGGCTTCTCGCCGCTGGACGGCACCGCCATCGCCGGCCCGCCCCGGCTGGACCGGGCGGGCGCCGGCCGCGCCGTCGCCGGGGCCGTGGAGGAGCACCGGCGCTGGCGGCACGTCCCGCTCGCCGAGCGCAAGGCCATGGTCGCCGCCGCCGTCGAGTCCATGGCCGCGCACCGCGACCTGCTCGCCCTGCTGCTGGTCTGGGAGATCGGCAAGCCGTGGCGGACCGCCCGCGCCGACGTGGACCGCTGCCTGGACGGCGTGCGCTGGTACCTCGGCGAGATCGACCGCATGACCGCCGGGCGCACCCCGCTGCCCGGCCCGGTCAGCAACATCGCGAGCTGGAACTACCCGATGAGCGTGCTCATGCACGCCATGCTCGTGCAGGCGCTGGCTGGCAACGCGGTCATCGCCAAGACCCCGACCGACGGCGGGCTGTGCTGCCTCACCCTGGCCTGCGCGCTCGCCGTCCGCGAAGGGCTGCCGTTCACGCTGGTCAGCGGGGGAGGGGCGGACCTGTCGCCGGTGCTGGCCGGCGGGCGGGCGCTCGGCTGCGTGTCGTTCGTGGGCGGCAGGGACGCCGGGGCGAAGGTCGCCACCTCCCTCGCCGACGTCGGCCGGCGGCACGTCCTGGAGCAGGAGGGCCTCAACTGCTGGGGCGTGTGGGAGTACGGCGACTGGGACACCCTCACCCGCCAGATCCGCGCCTCCTTCGACTACGCCAAGCAGCGCTGCACCGCCTACCCGCGCTTCGTCGTGCAGCGCGCGCTGTTCCACGACTTCCTGCGGGCCTACCTGGCGGCGGTGGACGCGCTGCGCTTCGGCCACCCGCTCGCCGTGGCCGACCCCGAGGACCCGCTGCCCGAGCTGGACTTCGGGCCGCTGATCAACGCCTCCAAGGCCAAGGAGCTGGCCGACCAGGTGGACGAGGCGGTGGCGCGGGGCGGGGTGCCGGTGCACCGCGCGTCCCTGGCCGCCGGACACTTCCTCCCAGGCCAGGATTTATCCGCCTACTTCGCCCCGACCGCCCTCCTCAACCCGCCTCCCTCCTCACCACTCCACCACGCCGAGCCCTTCGGCCCGGTCGACACGATCGTCCTGGTCGACACCGAGGCCGAGCTGCTGGCCGCCATGAACGCCAGCAACGGCGCGCTCGTCGCCACCCTGTCCTGCGACGAGGAGCGGACCTTCCACCGGCTCGCCCCCCAGGTGCGCGCCTTCAAGGTCGGCCACAACCGGCCACGGTCGCGCGGCGACCGCGAGGAGCTGTTCGGCGGGCTGGGGGCGTCGTGGCGGGGCGCGTTCGTCGGCGGCGACCTGCTGGTCAAAGCGGCCACCTCGGGCCCCGACGGCGAACGCCTCCCCGGCAACTTCCCCCACTACACCCTCCTCCCCTGACCCCGCCCACCCGCCCTCGCACCCTGTGGGGGCGGGCCCGGGCGTCAGTCCGTGACGTTGAGGCGGGCGCGGACGCGGGCGAGCAGGGGCTCGGGCAGCGGCGCGTACCCGTACAGGGACAGGTACGACTGCCCCGCGTCCCCCGCCGTGTAGCTGAGGAAGGAGCGCACCACCGGGTCGGGCTCGGCCGCGCAGGCGATCTCGTACGTGACCATCACCAGCGGGTACGCCTCCGGCACCCGGGCCGCGTAGCCGGCCGTCACGACCAGGTCGCGCCCGACCCGCGCGCCCCGCACCGCCGCGCTGGCGCTCTCCGGCGACAGGGCCGCGTACCGCCCGGCGGCGTTGCGGAGCCGGGCGGTGCTGAGCCGGGCGCTCCCGGCGAAGCCGTACTCGACGTACCCGAGGGAGTCCCTGGTGTGCTGGACGGCCTGGGTGATGCCGCCGGAGCCCGCGACGCCGCGTCCCGCGCCGGTCCACCTGGTGTCCGGCCGGTGCGGCCAGCGGCCGGTGGCCCTGAGGTAGGCGGTCAGGTTGTGGGTGGTGCCGGAGCCGTCGGAGCGGTGGAAGACGCGCACGGCCGCGTCCGGCAGCCGCCGGCCGGGGTTGTCGGCGGCGAGCTGCGGGGCGTCCCACCGGGTGATGCGCCCGGTGAGGAGGCCGGTCAGCGTGGCGGGGGAGAGCTGCAGGTCCGGCACGGACGGCAGGT includes:
- a CDS encoding TerC family protein — encoded protein: MNLPLWIWAATIGGFALVIAVDFWMVARNPHEPSMRECVGWVSFYVALAAAFGAGLLLLSGPGHGGEFFAGWITEYSLSVDNLFVFLLIMSRFQVPRQYRQKVLLIGIVLALVMRGAFIAAGAGAVQRFDWLFYVFGAFLVYTAWKLIGHEDEEAEFSENLALRTVRRVLPTTDTYHGARLTVHHGRRTVTPMLIVMVAIGTTDLLFALDSIPAIFGLTKEPYLVFTANAFALMGLRQLFFLIGGLLDRLVYLSKGLSVVLAFIGVKLIMEALHHDGVSWAPEIPILVSLGVIVGTLAVTTVLSLVKSARDARRAKEPEPVKR
- a CDS encoding GntR family transcriptional regulator is translated as MLLSEQAGQPAAAKIQRPATLRESVIEAIQELIVSGQLKPGQHLVESELADLLGVSRQPVREALQQLSGEGWVDLHPGQGAFVHVPTVEEADQLLAVRALLETESARLAAQHADRDGVKRLRALCARGIAAVEADDVDAAVATNSELHALVTALSGNKVLAELTSQVARRVRWYHTPVARRRGMASWEEHTSLIDAIEAGDEGRAAQIMREHTEHTRESYMAQREKEPVQPAPKPVRRRRRTAG
- a CDS encoding MFS transporter, which codes for MENAIRDWRGRTYLPGPVPADRTRMFRLALAAMAAISPLQYGFAALLAREGAGLTLLAAWIACQAAGALPALRLVRRGRLGVRPALAAGAALSATGLAAAGLAGPAAGAAAGAVMAGVVAFAGYALLGGLGAGLVYGVCCEVVASWYPERAAARVGLATGAFGYGAVPFLVWAGLAPGATPAAFLTAAAVAAVAVGAAARRLRPAPALWWPGDLDPRTYALDAARLRVTPDAARQFLLPQALRTRALPALALILTCAGAVSVADVVVVAATGSWAAVAVLVALNGAGRSLAMRCSERFGRRRTLAAVLGSLALGQLLLTAAVAPPAAPHPGGREVLLWLGAVAAGLGGGAFYPLLASLVREFFGVERHGEIHAVVYSAKALAGAGAAVLAAAALSAPATALPVAAALAALPALAALRLRLPGLPVTLPA
- the sucC gene encoding ADP-forming succinate--CoA ligase subunit beta; translated protein: MDLYEHQAKELFGRHGIPVPRGAVAATPAEARAIAAELNQPVVIKAQVKTGGRGKAGGIRPAAGPASAEQEAARVLGMDIKGHRTRRVLVEAATVPFEEYYAAFLVDRAEGGFLAMVSGQGGMEIEELAASDPDAVVRLPVDPVTGVDAGTARLLAARAGLPEQAAEALERLWRVLVAEDALLVEVNPLVCTTDQRIVALDGKVTLDGNAAFRHRRDLAEPSDGGLEDRARAKGLNYVKLDGSVGVIGNGAGLVMSTLDVVAGAGAAPANFLDIGGGASAQVMADGLEIILADPDVRSVLVNVFGGITACDAVANGIVTALELLGERGRGRPIVVRLDGNNAELGRRILDEARHPAVRQVSTMDGAAATAAGLAAGA
- the sucD gene encoding succinate--CoA ligase subunit alpha, which translates into the protein MAIFLTKDSRVLVQGMTGAEGTRHTARMLAAGTDVVAGVTPGKGGRSADFGERTVPVFGSVAEAVEETGADVSVVFVPPRFTGGAVEEAVAAGVPLCVVITEGVPVHDTVRFRALAQGRTRIIGPNCPGLISPGQSSAGIIPADITFAGRIGLVSKSGTLTYQLMYELRDLGFSTCVGIGGDPVVGTTHIDCLRAFQDDPGTDAIVLIGEIGGDAEERAAAHIAGHVTKPVVAYVAGFTAPEGRTMGHAGAIVSGSSGTAQAKKEALEAAGVRVGRTPSETARLMRSVLAGAR
- a CDS encoding hydroxypyruvate isomerase family protein — its product is MRFSVNASILLTGLPLLERPAAAAKHGFDAIELWWPFDGPDPSGAELAALRGAIRDAGVRLTGLNFDAGDMAAGERGLLARPDGSGRFRANVGPAVRLAGELGCTVLNALYGNGPGTDRELAVANLRRAADAAAGIGATVVVEALNSHENPHYPITSSAAAFALIDEVDRENVAFLADLYHLHRMGEDVLALIDRHGASLGHVQVADDPGRGRPGSGDMPYPEIFARLSAAGYRGHVGLEYRHEGPGAFDWRHA
- a CDS encoding 2-hydroxy-3-oxopropionate reductase; its protein translation is MNIGFIGLGIMGSPMAANLLKAGHTVCGYDVSAARVEQLAALGGKAGTGVVDAVGGADAVITMLPDSPQVEEVAPLVVEYGRPGLLYVDMSTIRPETSRRVAREAAAAGVRALDAPVSGGERGAVDATLSIMVGGDREAFEAARPLLGTLGTTVVHVGPAGAGQTVKAANQLVVGGIYGLVAEAIVLLEASGVDPAAGLDVLAGGLAGSRILELKRHTMIKREFAPGFRIDLHHKDMGIAVAAAREAGVALPLTGQVAQLVAAARAQGHGSLDHSALLKVVERLNG
- the gcl gene encoding glyoxylate carboligase; protein product: MKRIPCMEAVTAVLESEGVDTVFGIPGAAILPLYAALRKSSVRHVTVRHEEGGTHAADGWARVTGNVGVCIGTSGPAGTNMITGLYTALADSIPMICVTGQAVTSKLHQEAFQAVDIVEVARPVTKWAVQLKEPAQAPWVFREAFRVARSGRPGPVLIDLPLDVQRGTCRYDRDLDAPLPVEVPRPLPAALRRALDLLEGARRPILLAGGGVIIGEAAEELRALAEHLQVPVQVTLMGKGAFPEDHPLFAGMAGVQTQTRWGNAAFLDSDLVLAVGARFGDRHTGDLDVYRRGRTFIHADIEPTQLGRVFEPDLGIVGHARPVLAGLLEEARARGGPREPGRWPRRVAGLRRTMNRRDDFDDVPIKPPRVFRELNGFFGRDTTFVTAIGLYQIWSGQFQTTYLPRRYLVCGQAGPLGWEVPAAMGVKCAHPERQVVAVVGDYSFQFLMEEVAVAAQYRIPFVIVMINNEYLGLIRQAELPYDMNYAVDLHYGEGGIDHVKVMEAFGCPARRVELPGDLRDALAWASAESARERLPVLVEVMVEREANAAMGPALDAVKEFEPLPELITADWSD
- a CDS encoding aldehyde dehydrogenase family protein; the encoded protein is MRLKPGTAWRDAYDRCCAAAPEAFHDDRVLNHWGGIWQRDGRPVPGFSPLDGTAIAGPPRLDRAGAGRAVAGAVEEHRRWRHVPLAERKAMVAAAVESMAAHRDLLALLLVWEIGKPWRTARADVDRCLDGVRWYLGEIDRMTAGRTPLPGPVSNIASWNYPMSVLMHAMLVQALAGNAVIAKTPTDGGLCCLTLACALAVREGLPFTLVSGGGADLSPVLAGGRALGCVSFVGGRDAGAKVATSLADVGRRHVLEQEGLNCWGVWEYGDWDTLTRQIRASFDYAKQRCTAYPRFVVQRALFHDFLRAYLAAVDALRFGHPLAVADPEDPLPELDFGPLINASKAKELADQVDEAVARGGVPVHRASLAAGHFLPGQDLSAYFAPTALLNPPPSSPLHHAEPFGPVDTIVLVDTEAELLAAMNASNGALVATLSCDEERTFHRLAPQVRAFKVGHNRPRSRGDREELFGGLGASWRGAFVGGDLLVKAATSGPDGERLPGNFPHYTLLP
- the pstS gene encoding phosphate ABC transporter substrate-binding protein PstS, translated to MGKPTMVLIAAAVLAAGAAGVGVALMLSRGDVTGEPPPVTASITGSGSTAQKGAMDAWRAEFQRLHPMLRVRYRANGSSAGIADFVAGRTAFAGSDVPMNAGEQRRADRRCGGRAEHLPMVVGPVAIVYNLPSVPDLQLSPATLTGLLTGRITRWDAPQLAADNPGRRLPDAAVRVFHRSDGSGTTHNLTAYLRATGRWPHRPDTRWTGAGRGVAGSGGITQAVQHTRDSLGYVEYGFAGSARLSTARLRNAAGRYAALSPESASAAVRGARVGRDLVVTAGYAARVPEAYPLVMVTYEIACAAEPDPVVRSFLSYTAGDAGQSYLSLYGYAPLPEPLLARVRARLNVTD